The Thermomicrobiales bacterium DNA window CTGCCTCCATTGCTGCCCGCGCGCCAGCGTCGTCCAATTCCGGAGCCTGTCCCATAGCGTGCGCCAGGACCCGCTCTTGCGTCGCCTCGGACTGATCCAGAATCGCCATCTGGCGCCCCTCGCGCATGATCAGGATCCGGTCGCTCATGGCCAGCACTTCGGGCAGATCGGAACTGATGAGCATGATCGCCATCCCCTGCCCCGCCAGCTCGTCGATCAGTTGATGTACCTCCACTTTCGCTCCGACGTCGATACCGCGCGTCGGCTCGTCCAGGATCAGCACCTTCGGATGGGTTTCCAGCCACTTGCTGATGACGACCTTCTGCTGGTTGCCGCCCGACAGTGCGCCCGTTGGCGTCTCGACCGAGGCTGCGCGAATCTTGAGCAGCAGGCGGTAGGTTTCAGCGACCTGGTCTTGCTCGTCCTTCTTGACCAACCCGAACCGGTCCAGGAACCGCTGCAGCGACGGCAAGACGATGTTGTTGGAAATCGATTGCCCCATGATCAGCCCGAGCTGGCGCCGGTCTTCTGTGCTGTATGCGATTCCCAGATCGAGCGCCTGGCGTGGACTCGTGACATTGGCCGGTTGCCCATCGAGAGTGACCGTGCCCGAATCGGCCGGGGCGATGCCAAAGAGCGCCAACCCGACATCGGTGCGCCGCGCGCCGACCAAACCCGCGAATCCGAGCACTTCCCCTGCGCGAATCTCGAACGAGATGTCTTCGAATGCTCCGGTCTTGGTCAAACCCTCGACGGCGAGCCGCACCTCACCGGGCGCACGGTGTTCCCGGTGAAAGATCTCCACAACCTGCCGTCCGACCATGTCCCGAATCGCCATGCGCGGAGTCAGCTCGGACCGTGGGCGCGTCGAAATCCACTGACCGTCGCGCAAGATCGTGACCGTATCGGAAATCTCGAAAACCTCGTCCATGCGGTGCGAGATGAAGAGAATCGCAACCCCTTGCGCCCGCAGGTTGTCGATGATGCGGAAGAGCCGCCGGACTTCATGCGCGGAGAGCGAGGCGGTCGGTTCGTCCATGATGAGCACGCGCACGTCGAGCGAGATCGCCTTGGCAATTTCGACTGTCTGTTGCTCTGCCAGGGTCAATCCGCGTGCTGGCTCGTCGACTTCGATCTGCACCCCGAGCCGATCGAGCACCTCGCGCGCTTCGCGCTCCATACGGCGCCGGTCGACGATCTTCCCTCGATTGCGGTGCCCGATGAAGATGTTCTCCGCGACCGAAAGATCGGGAAAGATCATCGGCTCCTGGTACATCGCGGCGATGCCGAACCGTTGCGCATCCTGCGCGGAGGCAAGACGGATCTCCTGCCCGTCGAGCAGAATCTCCCCGGTGTCTTGCTGCTGCACCCCGGTCATGATCTTGATGAGTGTCGACTTGCCGGCCCCGTTTTCACCCAGCAGCGCGTGCACCTCGCCGCGCCGCAACTGCAGCGAGACGCCGGAGAGCGCCTGCGTGGCGCCGAAGCGCTTCGAGATGTTCACCATCTCGAGCACGAGCGAACCCGGCGAGGCAGTTGCCTCACCGTCGCCGGCAACTGCTGCGTCTGCCTGCCGATCGCTCACAATGCGAATCCCGTGTGCTGGCGACGTCGCCAATCGAGACTGAGTACCATTGGTTCCGAAACTGGAAGTTTGGGCCGAATCCTACCATGGCCCGCTGGGGCGCGCGTGGCACGTTCGACGCGCCCACAATCTCATGAAGGTGAATCGATGCGCTTCGTTCGACTCGTTGCGGTAGTCGCGCTGTTCCTATCTGGGGTGCACCTGTTTGCGCCGGTCAGCCGGGCTGCCGACGATGTCATCCCGTCCGATGCCGTGCAGGTCGAGCTCATCCGCGTCATCGACGGCGACACGATCGATGTCGATTTCGATCTCGGTCCAGGCGAGGATCGGGACCGTATCCGCATGATCGGCATCGACACGCCGGAAACAAACTACTCCTACGGCAACGAACCCGAGTGCTATGGCGAGGAAGCCAGCAAGAAGACCGACAGCCTCCTGGTGGCGTCATCCGAGATCTGGGTCGAGCGGGATGAAGACCCGGTCGACAACAACGACCGCCTCTTGCGATATGTCTGGTACATCTCGGAGATCGATGGCAAGGTTCACCTGCTGAACGAGCAGCTGGTCGCCGAGGGATATGCCACCGCGCGCTACTACGCCCCCAACGGTCTCTACCAGGATCGGCTCGACGCGGCGCAAGACAACGCCATCCGCGAGGGTCGCGGCATGTGGACCGCCTGCGACGCCTCGGTCAGCCTCGACCCGAACCTGGAAGACGACAACGTTCCCGACACCGCCCCGATCGACCGCACCAAAACACCCGTCAGCGACGAAGAGGAAATCTGCTCCTTCTTCGACACCTGGGACGAAGCGTATGACTTCTGGCTCGAGTTCCCAGAGCTCGATTCCGACTTCGACCCGGACGGCAATGGCATCCCCTGCGACCGGTACTTCGATATCGGCAGCTAACCCAATGCCAATCTAACGAGCTTCTGTCGGCGTTCCACTCCCAGGCGACGCGCCGCTCTTCCGGCGCACGACTCGGCGCTTCTTGGCCGGAACCGCCGCCAATGTGGATGCATTGGATGTTTGCGGAGCGCCAATTGGCAACGCTGCCTCGCTTTCGGCAGCTTCCTGTACCAGGCGCAAGAACTCCTGGGTCCGCTCTTCCCGCGGGGCGCCGAAAATGGCCTGGGGCGTACCTTCTTCCACGATGACCCCGTGATCCATGAAGACAACCCGATCGGCCACCTGCCGCGCAAATCCCATCTCGTGCGTCACGACTGCCATCGTCATACCCTGCTCGGCGAGCTGGCGCATGATCTCCAGCACTTCTCCAACCAGTTCGGGATCGAGCGCGCTCGTCGCCTCGTCGAAGAGCATGACCTCCGGGTCCATCGCCAACGCGCGCGCGATTGCCACACGTTGTTGCTGCCCACCGGAAAGCTCTCCGGGATACTGATCGGCTTTCTCCGCCAAGCCGACTTGCGCCAGCAATCGCCGCGCGATCTGCTCGGCGTCGGTCTTTTTCATCTTTTTCACCTGCACCGGAGCTTCCATGATGTTCTGCAATGCGGTGTAGTGGGGAAAGAGATTGAACTGCTGGAAGACCATTCCGATCTTCTGCCGGGTCGCCGTGATCTGCCGCATGGGGTAGTTCTTGATCCTGCCATCGACCACGTCGCGATAGACGTTCTGACCGTCCAGCAGAATGCGCCCTTGTTCCGGCTGCTCCAGATAGTTGATGCATCGCAGCAAGGTCGATTTGCCACTCCCCGACGGACCGATGATGCAAACCACCTCGCCGCGATCGATCGACAGCGAGACCCCGCGAAGCACATGGGTCTCGCCGAAACTCTTGTGAATTCCATCGAGCTGGATCATCGGCATGCGACGGTCGCTCATGTGAGTTGCACCGAAGGAGCGCCGCCAACTGGCCGCCGTCGGTAGCCGCTTCGCGTTCGCCGCTCGAGATACCGGACGAAGAGCAATGCCGGGTAGCCAACCAGGAAGTACATGAAGAGCACCATCGAGTAGATGGTGAAGTAGTCATAGGTGCGAGTAATGATGATTTGCCCGCTGAACAACAACTCTTGCAGCGTCAATGCCGATGCAAGCGACGTGTCCTTGAACAGCGCCACGAAGTAGTTGCCCAATGTCGGTATCACGATCCGGACCGCCTGCGGCAACACGATGCGTCGCATCGTCTGCGCCGGACTCATCCCCAGCGCCGCCGCGGCGTCAAGTTGACCTCGCGGAATCGCCTGGATGCCAGACCGGTAGACCTCGGAGAGATAGGCCGAATAGTTGAGACTCAATCCGATGATCGAGGCTACGAACGGCTCCAGCCGAATGCCAAATGCCGGCAGAACGAAAAAGAGATAGATCAGTTGCAACAACAGCGGGGTCGCCCGCATGAAATCGACGTATGCGCCGGTCACGATCCGGAGCGTTCGATGTTTCGACATGCGCGCCAGGGCAACGAAAATGCCCATGACCAGCGAGATCGCAATCACGATAAACGTCAGCTCGACGGTGAGCTTGAGCCCTTCGAGCAATGCAGGCCACGATTCCCGCGCAAGCTCCCAATCGAAAACCGGGCGTTCCACGAACAATGCCTTTCCGGGAGAAACGCTCGAGAGCACCGCAGACCGCGGTCCCAGCATTGCGCCGGGACCGCGGTCTGCTCAATGACTAGGAGACGCCGGGCAGATAGACGTTGTCCACCGGCAAGCCATACTCGGCGAGAATCTCGCCGATCATCCCGTTCGCCCGCATTTCCGCCAGCGCCCGTGAATAGGCGAAGTTCAGCGTGCAGTCATCCTGCCGCAGACCGTAGCGAGCGTAGCTGTAGCCATACTCGGTGACGAGAATCTCGGGAGTCTCGACATCGAGCGCCACCAGATTGCTGCTGTCATTCTCCAGGAGATAGGCCGCGAACTTGGTGTCGTCCTCGAGAATGACGTTGACGCGTCCCTGCTCACCGGCGGCGAACTCGGCGGTGTTGTCCTGGAACGTCACCGCATCCGCGCCGATATAGGCAAGGTATTCCGCAGCAGCCGAACCTGCGACCGCGCCCACGGTGATGCCATCCCGGGTGAGATCGTCATAGGACTGAATGTTGTCCGGATTGCCATCCTGGACGATGAGCGCCGGGCCATACCACCAGGCCGGGCCGGTGAAACCGATGACCTTCAGTCGGTCCGGGGTTTCATGGATGTTGTCCGCGATGATGTCGATCGTTTCGGACTCGAGCGCCGGGATCAGCGAACCCCAGGGCATGATCTCGTACGTCACATCCTCGATGCCGATCAGATCGAGCACCGCATTGTTGATGTCGATGTCGATCCCCGCGAACTCATCGTCAGGCGTGAGATACGTGTAGGGATAGTCTGGGCTCACGCCAAGCGTGATTCCGTTCTCGACTGCGTCCGCATAGGACGTGTCGGTGCAGGCGAAATTGGGCAGATTTGGCGCCGGAATCTCTCCACCGGACTCGGGTGTCTGCGCCAGGGCAGTGGGACTGATGAGCAGAAAAGTGGCAATGAGAACCGCGATCAACTTTCGCATGAGATTGCTCCTTTGCACGCTGTTTCACGACGACTCAATGAATCCCCAGGCGCCACAGGCCCGGGATGTCTGCCCGTAATCCTCCTTCTGATCGATCGCCCGTCAGGCGATTCCACAACGACGGCGGAAGTATCACACGCTGGCACCGTGCTTTTGTTACGAGTTCCGGTGGATATGATTGGTCATACGCCACCCCTTCGTCATTCCGAGGAACGAAGACTCTCCTCGCCGCAACGAGTGTCTAGTTCGAGACCGTTTCAAGAACCAGACCAGTTTCGAGTCATCATGACAGAGGTCGGCATAGACGCAACGGACGTCTTCTCACCGACTCGTCTCAGGCCTCCGGACTCAGGCCTCCGGACTCCTAATAATCCGTCTCCTCGTAGAAACCCCAGCCGATCCCCGGCACGTCTGGCGGGGAGATGCAGCCGTCCCGCCCGATCCCCGGCTCGACCATGATCGGGTTGGTTTTGACAAGCGATTCGTACCAGGTGGTATTCGGGATCGCGCAAGCGATGGCCAGGTTCGCCATGCCGCCCCCGTGCACCTCGGCGCGCATGTTGAACGCCTGCGCCAGATGCGCGATGCGCATCGCGCCAGTGACACCGCCTTTGTAGTGCGTGCTGGTGCGCACCATTTCAGCGGCGTCGAAGGCGATGAAATCGGCAATGTTGAAATGCGCGCCGTCCGACGTCTCGCCCGAAAGCAAGGGAATATCGACCTTGTCCCGCAAGCGGCGATAGGCGTCGATATTGAACTCGCGCATCGGCTCCTCGTACCAGAAGAAACCGGCTTCCGCCAACGCCCGCCCGACATAGATGGCGTCGACCAGATCGAACCCGGCCGAACCGTCGTACATCAGCTCGATATCAGGCCCGACATGCGCGCGCAGCGCTTGCCCCAACTTGGCGTCCTGTTTCGGATCGCCCCAGGCATGCAGTTTGATGGCGCGGAACCCATAGTCGATGCACTGGTCGGCGATCTCGAGAAACTCTTCGATGGTGGAATAGGTCACCGTGCTTGCATAGACCGGGATGCGGTCGCGGAACCCTCCCAGCATCTTCCAGAGCGGCATATTGGCCACCTTGGCGCTGAGGTCCCAAAGGGCGATATCGACCAGGCCGAGACCATAGATGGGTGTCTCTTCCAGGCGGTC harbors:
- a CDS encoding thermonuclease family protein encodes the protein MRFVRLVAVVALFLSGVHLFAPVSRAADDVIPSDAVQVELIRVIDGDTIDVDFDLGPGEDRDRIRMIGIDTPETNYSYGNEPECYGEEASKKTDSLLVASSEIWVERDEDPVDNNDRLLRYVWYISEIDGKVHLLNEQLVAEGYATARYYAPNGLYQDRLDAAQDNAIREGRGMWTACDASVSLDPNLEDDNVPDTAPIDRTKTPVSDEEEICSFFDTWDEAYDFWLEFPELDSDFDPDGNGIPCDRYFDIGS
- a CDS encoding amino acid ABC transporter permease; the protein is MERPVFDWELARESWPALLEGLKLTVELTFIVIAISLVMGIFVALARMSKHRTLRIVTGAYVDFMRATPLLLQLIYLFFVLPAFGIRLEPFVASIIGLSLNYSAYLSEVYRSGIQAIPRGQLDAAAALGMSPAQTMRRIVLPQAVRIVIPTLGNYFVALFKDTSLASALTLQELLFSGQIIITRTYDYFTIYSMVLFMYFLVGYPALLFVRYLERRTRSGYRRRPVGGAPSVQLT
- a CDS encoding enolase C-terminal domain-like protein, with protein sequence MKITKITVETEIVPVKHQFVWRKGLRGSGKEQDVAKITVETDEGVTGVSYSSHGAMVKDMIDRSIGPDLIGFDPLMKEYLWHRVWEMDRLEETPIYGLGLVDIALWDLSAKVANMPLWKMLGGFRDRIPVYASTVTYSTIEEFLEIADQCIDYGFRAIKLHAWGDPKQDAKLGQALRAHVGPDIELMYDGSAGFDLVDAIYVGRALAEAGFFWYEEPMREFNIDAYRRLRDKVDIPLLSGETSDGAHFNIADFIAFDAAEMVRTSTHYKGGVTGAMRIAHLAQAFNMRAEVHGGGMANLAIACAIPNTTWYESLVKTNPIMVEPGIGRDGCISPPDVPGIGWGFYEETDY
- a CDS encoding amino acid ABC transporter ATP-binding protein; this translates as MSDRRMPMIQLDGIHKSFGETHVLRGVSLSIDRGEVVCIIGPSGSGKSTLLRCINYLEQPEQGRILLDGQNVYRDVVDGRIKNYPMRQITATRQKIGMVFQQFNLFPHYTALQNIMEAPVQVKKMKKTDAEQIARRLLAQVGLAEKADQYPGELSGGQQQRVAIARALAMDPEVMLFDEATSALDPELVGEVLEIMRQLAEQGMTMAVVTHEMGFARQVADRVVFMDHGVIVEEGTPQAIFGAPREERTQEFLRLVQEAAESEAALPIGAPQTSNASTLAAVPAKKRRVVRRKSGASPGSGTPTEAR
- a CDS encoding transporter substrate-binding domain-containing protein encodes the protein MRKLIAVLIATFLLISPTALAQTPESGGEIPAPNLPNFACTDTSYADAVENGITLGVSPDYPYTYLTPDDEFAGIDIDINNAVLDLIGIEDVTYEIMPWGSLIPALESETIDIIADNIHETPDRLKVIGFTGPAWWYGPALIVQDGNPDNIQSYDDLTRDGITVGAVAGSAAAEYLAYIGADAVTFQDNTAEFAAGEQGRVNVILEDDTKFAAYLLENDSSNLVALDVETPEILVTEYGYSYARYGLRQDDCTLNFAYSRALAEMRANGMIGEILAEYGLPVDNVYLPGVS
- a CDS encoding sugar ABC transporter ATP-binding protein, giving the protein MSDRQADAAVAGDGEATASPGSLVLEMVNISKRFGATQALSGVSLQLRRGEVHALLGENGAGKSTLIKIMTGVQQQDTGEILLDGQEIRLASAQDAQRFGIAAMYQEPMIFPDLSVAENIFIGHRNRGKIVDRRRMEREAREVLDRLGVQIEVDEPARGLTLAEQQTVEIAKAISLDVRVLIMDEPTASLSAHEVRRLFRIIDNLRAQGVAILFISHRMDEVFEISDTVTILRDGQWISTRPRSELTPRMAIRDMVGRQVVEIFHREHRAPGEVRLAVEGLTKTGAFEDISFEIRAGEVLGFAGLVGARRTDVGLALFGIAPADSGTVTLDGQPANVTSPRQALDLGIAYSTEDRRQLGLIMGQSISNNIVLPSLQRFLDRFGLVKKDEQDQVAETYRLLLKIRAASVETPTGALSGGNQQKVVISKWLETHPKVLILDEPTRGIDVGAKVEVHQLIDELAGQGMAIMLISSDLPEVLAMSDRILIMREGRQMAILDQSEATQERVLAHAMGQAPELDDAGARAAMEAVDALIDAGSSTGD